The DNA sequence GCGGCGGACCTTCTATATGCAATGCGGTTTCCATGCCTATATGGAAAGTTGGGCGATGGCGGTGAATAGTCCCTACTATGCGCTGACCGATTCGAACGGCAAGTTTGCGATCGAGCAGATCCCGCCCGGCACCTATCAGCTGGTGGTCTGGCATCCTCAGACCGGACCTGGCGTCACCAAGATGGTCACGATCCAGCCGGATGGCAAACTGGTCGAGCAACTTTCCCTCCTCGCTCCGAAGGGGAACCGTTCTGCCTTCAAAGTGATGGACAATCCCCGTTTCGGCCCTGACACACTGGGCTACTCAGTCGATATCCAGCCACTCGTCGAGCATCAGCATTGACAGGATGCTGAAAAAGGGAGCGGGGGTGGGTGGGATGATCCCTGTGCTCGCGCAACGCGCGGTCGCAGACGCCCCTCGTTGGACGCGCGCAGTTGGGATCATCCCACTCACCCCTAAGTGAGCGGTCGACCGCTGCGGCCTTGCTGGACGGACATTTTGAGCATCCTGTGAGATTTTTATCTTGTGCTACATATGCGGCGTAGAGAAGCTCTCGCATGGCCACAGAGTTTTCCACAGTGTGCTAAATGTTCATGTTTATTAGACTAGAGGGTAAGGCTTGGAGGTGGGGGTTCTGTCTCTGGCTTGTCCTGTGGGGCTGCCAAGCGATCCTGCCTTGGTCTGCGGCGGCTGACGATGTCGTTATCCCTTCGGTTGAGTTCTCCGGTTTGCTGATCAAGACCGTCAAGGGGAAGCACTATCAGGCGCAAGTCTTTGCGAAGGGGGATCGGTTACGGCTGGAATATAAGTATGCCATTCGGACCGAACGGGGTTATGCGGCCATCGAAATCATCCGGCTGGATAAATTGGAGACCTGGTATCTGCTGGCGCAGCAAAAAGAACTATTGGTGACGGGGCTGGACTCTGATGATTTGCTGCCGGTTAGCCCGACATTGCCGGGAGAGCGGGAGCGGATTCTGGTCGGTGATGCAAGGGCGGCCGGTCGTGCGGCCCAGTTGTTCGAGGTTCAGACAGACTACCAGGGCAGGGTCGAGCGGTTTTATGAATGGGTGGATCTGGAGACAGGCGTGGTCTTGAAGCTCGTCAGCCGGGATCGGGAGTGGTCGTTTGCGTATGAACGGTTTAGACTGTCGCCTCAGCCTGCCTACTATTTTGACGAGCCACCAGGATATAAGAAACGTATAACGGCGACTGCGCCGAGAGGACGGGGGTAGAGAGACGATGGGTGATGTGATGAGGTGCAGGCGTTCGTGCCGGGTGAATCTGCTTGCCGCAGTGGCGGTGGCCTGCGTTTCTCTTTGGAGTGGAACGGGCTATGCCGGAACGGCATCTGTGCCCAAGGCGGCGCAAGAGGCCTTCGAGAAGAAAGACTATGCCCAGGCGCTGGAGCAGTTGGCCAAGTTGGAGAAGGACCAGGCCGCCGCTCCGGACGTGCGCCGTCTCAAGATCCGCTCGTTCCTCAAGCTCGGGAATCCCAAAGATGCGCTCGGTGAGTACGACAAGCTGGAACTCGCGCTGAAACAAGACGACTTGCCTCTTCTGCGAGAGGTGGCGATGGGATTCATCGTCGTCATGGTGAAGGACATGCGCGATCAAATGCGCGGAGCGGCCTATACCGCGCTGAAAGAGGTGGATTCGGACGAGACGATTCCCTATTTCGAGGATGGCTTGAGCGACGGGTCCGGGCCGGTCCGGGTGCTCGCGGTCGAGGGGCTCGGTCGATCCGAGGCCGGTCGGAAATCGATGAAACTGCGCGGGGCCATCGAGGATCAAGCAGGGTTAGTCAAAGCGCGGGTCGTGAAGGCGCTTGGCAAAACGGGAGACCTTAGCGTGCTGCCGATCGTTGAGGCGGCAACGAAAGACGAGTTGAGCACGGTTCGTATTGCGGCCTATAGCGCCTTGATCCGGCTTGGCAAGAAAGAGGCCTGGACGCAATTGCAGCAGGCAGCAGAGTCGCTGAATCCGGAGGATCGAGCCGATGCCATTCGCACGATCGTCGACCTGAACGACCAGCGAGGCGTCCCCATCATGATCGAGTCGTTAACCTACAAGCAGCCCTCCGTTCGCGGCGCTGCCGCTCGCGGGCTTGGGCATCTCGGACGAAAAGAGGTGCGGGGACAAATCGAGCAGCTCCTGAAAGATCCGATTCCCGGCGTGCGCGAATCGGCGATCGGGAGCTTGGCGGATATGGGGGGGACGGAATCGGTACCGGCCATCACCAGGTCGCTCGGCGACGGCAGTTTTACGGTCCGCGCCTCGGCAATTGCCGCCTTGCTTCAGCTGGGCCAACCCTATCGGACTGTGGCGCCCACTGCACAAGCGCTGGCTCAGCAGAACGATACGGCGATGCGGGCGTCCGTCGCCTATGCCCTGGGGAAGGCGACCAAGCCCAACGTGTCCGATGCCATCGCCCTGCTGACCAGTTTGACGGCTGATCCGCTTCCCGGTCCCAAGATTGTGGCTATTCGTTCCCTTGGTCATGTGGGGGACCGTGAGCTGGTTCCCCTCATGAAGGAAGCCCTGCACGACACGAACGATGCCGTGCGGGCCACCGCTGCAGGGGCCCTCTTGCACCTGCTGCAACTGAAGAAATAGGCAATTGGCGTACGATTGGCGCCCCCTTGTTTCGGATTGACAGGGTGGGGTAGAGTTTTGTATACAGACTCGTTCTGAGACGAGTCCTGCTTACGCGAACTGCAATTGAGATCGAGTCACCAGGGTGGAATACGTTCCCGGTTCCCCTCATGGTTGGTGGTAGACGATAAGGGGACGAGAGTATTAATTCAGCGGTTAGTTGTTCATCACAAGGAGGCAGTCATATGAAGAGTGCGTTGTCAGTCATATTGGGCGTGGCAGCCGTCGCGTTTGTCGCGGCGCCTTTCACTGCGTTTGCAGGCGGCAGCATTTCCGGCAAGGTGACCTTTGCTGGAAAGTCTGAGCAGAAGGAGTTTTCCTTCGCGAAGTTCCCGAACCCGAAGTTTTGCGTGAAGAACCCCAACAAGGCCTTGATGGATGGCGACAAGCGCTTCTTCAAGACCATTGAAGTCAGCAAGGATGGCGGCCTCAAGGGCGCGGTCGTGGCCGTGGTCGATCTGGAAGACAAGGCTTTTGTTGATGCCTATACGGGTACCGAAGTCGTGGCGGAGTTCTGCGAGTTCCTTCCGTTCACCGGTGTGGTCGTGAACAACAAGTCCTTCAAGGTTGAGAACCATGACGCCGATGCCGATGACCCAAAGTCGGTCCAGGGCGTGCTGCACAATCCGCATAGCTTCGTGGTGAAGGGCTCCAGCTCGGCCACCGGTTTCAACATCGGTTTGGCCAAGAAGGGCGACAAGCTCGACAAGCCAGTGGTGTTCCGTGGCGGCGCAGAGAAGGATGGCTTCTATCGTTTACAGTGTGACCAGCATGAGTTCATGCAGGGCTTCTACCTGCCGGTATCGAATGCCTACTTCGCCGTGGCGAAGGAAGATGGCTCGTTCGAGATCAAGGGCGTGCCAGCCGGCAAGCACAAAGTTGTGGCCTGGCATCCGTTTGCAGCCAAGGGCAAGAAGGTTGAATTTGACGTGGATGTGACCGAAGGCGGGCCGGCCACGCTCAAGGCTGAAATTAAGTAAGCCAACGTTTTGTATCGGCGGGGCAACCCGCAATCGAGGGGCAGCGGAGTAATCCGCTGCCCCTCGTGTTTTTAGCGGTGCAGGGCCTTGTTCCTTACCTTGCCTTTCACTTTCTGAACTGGGTAAGATGCCGGGTTTTCTGCTCAAAATGCTTGAAAGGGGTCCTGTGTCACGGGAACTGTCGCTCGCGGAAATCTTTCAGCTGGGGTACTACTGGGAGACCAAGATTCTATTGACTGCCGTCCGGCTGGATGTGTTTTCCGCTTTGGATGGGAAGCGGAAGACTCTCCCGGAAGTAGCTGGTCGCCTGGGCGCGCATGAGCAGACCTTGGGATTATTGTTGAATGCTCTGGTCGCGATGCGACTATTGGATAAGAACGGGGATTCTTACGGAAATTCGACCGCCGCTGCCACGCATCTGGTCCGCAACTCGTCCCAATATATCGGCCATCTCCTGTTGCTGCACGATGCGGAATGGGACAACTGGGGCAAGCTGGAGCAGACGATTCGCACGGGCCAGCGATCGGTCGACCGGCATGTCTTCGAGACAGACCCTGAGTTGGGCACCAATGTGCTAGCGGTCCTCCATCGGATCGGGCAGCAGAGTGGGCCTGATTTTGCCAAACGGCTGCAGCTGAGCGGGCCGGTTCGGCTCTTGGATTTGGGGGGCGGAGCCGGGACCAACGCGATTGCCTTTTGCCAGGCCTATCCGGAGCTGACCGCGACGGTGTTCGATTTGCCTGCGACGCTCCGACTGACGGAACGAACGGTGAAAGAGACCGGTTTGGAATCCAGGATTAGCCTGCTCCCAGGCGATTTCAATAAAGATGGACTCGGTGGACCCTACGATGTGGCCTTGATGTCCGACATTCTGCACTATCAAGACTTTGCCACGAATGCCGCATTGGTGAAGAGGGTGCTGGCCCATTTGGCGCCGGGCGGCCGGTTGGTCATCAAGGATCGATTCTTAAACGAAGCAGGAACCGGTCCTGCCTGGACCACCGCCTTTGCGGTCCATATTCTGGTGAACACGGAACGGGGCGGCTGCTACAAGACGACAGATGCGATGCAGTGGATGAAGGACGCAGGTTTTTCAACCGTGACAGAGTTGGAGCCCTCAGCGGCGGTGCAGGGCGTGAAAGCTCGTGAAGCGTGAAGCGTCTCTCGTGAAGCGCAGGGTGCGAGCGACGAAATACGAGTGACGGGATACGAACAGCAAGGAATTTCATGATCGAATGGCTCAAACAGCCTGGTTTTTTTGGCACCCATGCCACGGTCGGGGCGGACATGAGTCAGCTCATGGCGACGTTCTTTACGGGGCTCTTCGTGATTGGCTGGATCCAGGCGCGGAGACGCCGGGCTGATGCCCACCATTGGATGATGCTGGGCGGGATGATCGCCATGGTGGCCTTCTTCATGAGCTACTATTTATTCCGCCAATTGGGCGTGCTGGCCTTTGAGGGGAAGGAAGGATTTGGCGGGTCGCAGGCCCTCTACGATTATGTCTTCATCCCTGTCCTCACGTTGCACATTGTGCTGGTC is a window from the Nitrospirota bacterium genome containing:
- a CDS encoding HEAT repeat domain-containing protein; protein product: MRCRRSCRVNLLAAVAVACVSLWSGTGYAGTASVPKAAQEAFEKKDYAQALEQLAKLEKDQAAAPDVRRLKIRSFLKLGNPKDALGEYDKLELALKQDDLPLLREVAMGFIVVMVKDMRDQMRGAAYTALKEVDSDETIPYFEDGLSDGSGPVRVLAVEGLGRSEAGRKSMKLRGAIEDQAGLVKARVVKALGKTGDLSVLPIVEAATKDELSTVRIAAYSALIRLGKKEAWTQLQQAAESLNPEDRADAIRTIVDLNDQRGVPIMIESLTYKQPSVRGAAARGLGHLGRKEVRGQIEQLLKDPIPGVRESAIGSLADMGGTESVPAITRSLGDGSFTVRASAIAALLQLGQPYRTVAPTAQALAQQNDTAMRASVAYALGKATKPNVSDAIALLTSLTADPLPGPKIVAIRSLGHVGDRELVPLMKEALHDTNDAVRATAAGALLHLLQLKK
- a CDS encoding methyltransferase, translated to MSRELSLAEIFQLGYYWETKILLTAVRLDVFSALDGKRKTLPEVAGRLGAHEQTLGLLLNALVAMRLLDKNGDSYGNSTAAATHLVRNSSQYIGHLLLLHDAEWDNWGKLEQTIRTGQRSVDRHVFETDPELGTNVLAVLHRIGQQSGPDFAKRLQLSGPVRLLDLGGGAGTNAIAFCQAYPELTATVFDLPATLRLTERTVKETGLESRISLLPGDFNKDGLGGPYDVALMSDILHYQDFATNAALVKRVLAHLAPGGRLVIKDRFLNEAGTGPAWTTAFAVHILVNTERGGCYKTTDAMQWMKDAGFSTVTELEPSAAVQGVKAREA